CTTCAGGCGTTCGCTGTATGTGAGAAACTAGCTATTATTATGTACCATTTGTATCAACATTTGCTGTAACCGAAGTAGGCAAGTGCAAATATTTCCAGTGTAAGCTGATAATGCCCGCTTTCTTTTGCGTCTGATTTTTGAAATTGGGTAGATCctattttttattctttaggCGGTGTATGCCAATGTTGAATAACGCAGCAGATGGATTTTTATTTGAGATGCACTTGCCGAACATGACAAAGGACACAGTTTCGCTATGCGAACGTCTACGAATCGTTCGTTCCGGTTTTACAAATCTCACGCGACTTTTCCTCCGACTTTCCGGACGTCTGAAGGATGTACTAGTCTACGGAGACACGTACGAGGCCTCCGTCATTTATGATGTGACTGTTTTTTTACCGTACGGCGGGAAGTACGGTTTGCCCACACGCTACGGTGACCCGCCGCCAGCCGAAAGTAAATACCGGGAGTGCTCTCTTTTCCTCTGTCGGCATAGCGACAGTGAAGAATGGGCGTGTCTGGGAAGGAATCGCGGCCTGAGAAAAGACCAAGTCTGTTATAGTACCGTGGCATGCATCACTCCTTGACGTTGTCACCGGAATTTTGTGCAATTTGGAGGCAATTAGCAAATATAACAACGGATCGGAATATAACAACGGAGCTGGGTGAGCCTGTATATCACTTCGCTCTTCAGCACCTTGGTAATCAGATGATGCTCGCTTCACTACTTTCCGCTCTTCTTTTAACGTACACGGCATACAGAACTTTCTTTATTTCTGATTTGGGCTTTAGGTTGTCAGCACTGGCAATGAATGTGCCTTCAACGGATAAACCTGACGCTGGGGCTCTTCGAGGCGTTTCTCCAACTCTTTGCAGCGCAAGCGTCAAGGCTCGTTGTTATTTCTTTACCTACCTAGAGTTTCCAGTAATCCGTTGCCAGTAGGGCGGTGCTGTGCTCGCAGGATTGTGCAGTCGTCGGGGAGACCTTCGGTAAAGGATTAGTAATCGTGACAAGTGTTGgtattttgacgtcgtatGCACATTAGGTGCGGCATAAAGAGCGGACATTATGAATACTGCAATGGAAATTCATGGCTTACAATGTGTCCCTGCCGtcctgaagagaaacaggTAGTGCCTTCGGCGAATTCAATTGGCACCCGACAGAATCAGTTTCTGGAAGACAATCGCTACCGTACTAATCGGTTTCTCTAGATCGTGCAACGAAATCCTTTTGGGAGGCGGCTCTCACGGTGACGGCGTGTACTGGGTCACTCCGGCGGATTCGCTGCCCTATGCTGTCTATTGCGATATGACGACAGCTGGAGGCGGTTGGACGCTTGTCGTTAAAGTACGGAAGTCGTCCGTCTTTATAATGAATTTGAAAGTAAAGGAATTCTTTGTGTCTACGAACAGGTGAAAGGCAACAATCACATAATGAACAGGCTCAACACGGCTCAGTGGAGAGACGGACGCTTGATCGGTCACCCAACTACACTTCTGGTGTGTAAAACACTTGACTGTATTAATTGTTTTCGTAGCCTCTCGTTCCAGGACGAAAATGCTATGGGAGTGGCGTATACAAACATGCCTTTTCACGACGCTATGATTCGAGCTCTTCAAGACGGGGAAGACAAACACGTGGCTTGGAGACATCCCACAAAACACGAAAGCATGCAGAAAATTGTACAggtacaattaattaaaaggtcATTGTATACTGGTATCAACTTGTGAACATGATGTAGGACTGTGAAACAATCACTGACGGTTACAAAATTTCCGGCGACATCAGTTCTTTGAGTTTCAACGGCGATCCCAAGTATCACAATCCCTGCACAGAATTAGTTTACGGTTTTTTGGGAGGCGCCTGGAAGGGAGTGTTCCCAACCGTAGCAGGATGTTCAACAGGTAGATCGACTTACATAGGAATAGTTGTCGGTGCATTCTTGGACCCACCTTCTGGAGATCGAACTCGTGTTGGCCAGAGCAGAGAGTACGAGCTATAAAGTCTTGTTTGCTTAGTTAATTGGACCGCAAATTTAGCTGCATATCGGGGTTTGGACTGGGAGCTGGCTATCACAAGATGCTAACTACGGATGACAAATACGCTATAAACGCTCATTGGTGGGGAAaaagcaatgacgtcacccaCAACTGGAATACTCATGCTTTGTTTGTGAGGTGAGGATAAACCGTCAAACGTACTCTCTAATTGTGACGTGTACTGGTTGTGCTTTGAGTCATTGTCAGTGTATGTGTGCTATTGTCTCGGCTGTCTCGGCTGTCTAGTTGAAGATTGATGTATTATTACGAAGTGTCTGTTTGACAATCTTGGAAAGTTTTGTACCCGCAAGCGTTTGGAGTCAACTTATGCGGCATCAATTTGGCATTCTTGACCTAATATAATTCCTGGTCAAACTTGCTGCATCTAGATAAACGAGTCCCTAAATAGACAACCGAGAAACACGTGACAGTCAAGACGAAGGGCCAGCGCTAGCTGCGAGCACACTTTCCGGATGTGTTCTTCTTCCCAGAGCAAATACGAAGCTTCGTAGTTAGGATGACGATATTTTGTATCAGTTACCGCTTCACTACGGTGGGAAGTTGGATGATCACACCGGTAAGCGGCGCCGCCAATAAACCGGCActgttcttttttcgtgtttCAGGAAAATGGGCGTTTTCAGCCGAGGCACGTAGAGTCGGCCCCACGGCAGGACAAGTGACCACTTTCCGGAAGTCTAAAGGATGTGCGGAGGTCGATTTTGTATACACAATCAAGGTGTTCCTATGATGGCAATCTTTTTACCGTTTTTTACCGCACGGTTTGGCCACACGCTATGGTAAAGTGATCCGCCGCCAATCGAAAGTAAATCCCGggactcttctcttttcctttgttaGCATATAGTGGACCGTGAGAAATAGGTGTGTCTGCCTATCTATGGTTATAGTACCGTGTTATGCATCACCGAAACTTCCGTGGCAAATTAGCAGATATAACAAGTCAACGAATCGGAATATAACAACAGAGCTGGGTAAGCCAGTATCACTTTGCTCTTCAGCACCCTGGAAATCAGACGATGCTCGCTTCACTGCTCTTCGCTCTTTTGACGTCTCTTGAGTGCATGACGTACGGAacttttctttatttctgtTTTTGCGCTTTAGGTCGTCGACACTGGCAATGGACGTGGCTGCTTCTGATAAAAAGTCTGATGCCTCGGCTTCCCAAGTTTCTCCAACTCTTTGCAGCTCAAGCGTCGAGGCTCGTCGCAATTTCTTTTCGAGATCTAGAATTTCCAGTAATCCGTTGCT
This sequence is a window from Oscarella lobularis chromosome 7, ooOscLobu1.1, whole genome shotgun sequence. Protein-coding genes within it:
- the LOC136189155 gene encoding uncharacterized protein, which produces MNTAMEIHGLQCVPAVLKRNRSCNEILLGGGSHGDGVYWVTPADSLPYAVYCDMTTAGGGWTLVVKVKGNNHIMNRLNTAQWRDGRLIGHPTTLLDENAMGVAYTNMPFHDAMIRALQDGEDKHVAWRHPTKHESMQKIVQDCETITDGYKISGDISSLSFNGDPKYHNPCTELVYGFLGGAWKGVFPTVAGCSTGRSTYIGIVVGAFLDPPSGDRTRVGQSRDCISGFGLGAGYHKMLTTDDKYAINAHWWGKSNDVTHNWNTHALFVR